The Bordetella sp. FB-8 genome includes a window with the following:
- a CDS encoding TetR/AcrR family transcriptional regulator: MPIDRDPAPGSAPDEPTPPQQLLKRQSLLDAAAGVFLEHGFGGASMDLIAVAANVSRRTLFNQFESKEALFAAAVTRVWERMPVIEIANDGAALRDPALGLFNMGMAIADFWAPDASLSLLRMVISEGGRFPQLARDFMALGKTPALQALIAYLARLQEKGHLRVEDPDLAARQFVGLVNEPLLWPRLIVVAPGPSMARRTEVVQQAVKLFLTCYAVHRH, from the coding sequence ATGCCCATCGATCGCGATCCGGCGCCCGGCAGTGCCCCGGACGAGCCCACGCCGCCGCAACAACTGCTCAAGCGCCAGTCCTTGCTCGACGCGGCGGCGGGTGTCTTCCTGGAGCACGGCTTCGGCGGCGCCAGCATGGACCTGATCGCCGTCGCGGCCAACGTGTCGCGACGCACGCTGTTCAATCAATTCGAGAGCAAGGAAGCGCTCTTCGCCGCCGCGGTGACACGCGTCTGGGAACGCATGCCGGTCATCGAGATCGCAAACGACGGCGCAGCCCTGCGCGACCCGGCACTGGGGCTGTTCAACATGGGCATGGCGATCGCCGATTTCTGGGCCCCCGACGCGTCGCTCTCGTTGCTGCGTATGGTGATCAGCGAGGGGGGCCGCTTTCCTCAGTTGGCCCGCGACTTCATGGCGCTGGGCAAGACGCCGGCGTTGCAGGCGCTGATCGCCTATCTGGCCCGGCTGCAGGAGAAAGGGCACCTTCGCGTCGAAGACCCCGATCTGGCGGCCCGGCAGTTCGTCGGCCTTGTCAACGAGCCGCTCTTGTGGCCACGTCTCATCGTCGTGGCACCGGGCCCGTCCATGGCGCGCCGCACGGAGGTCGTCCAGCAGGCGGTGAAGCTGTTCTTGACGTGCTACGCGGTGCACCGGCACTGA
- a CDS encoding cytochrome c: MKKRHLLVAAFLLTANAAWAADPSADTQLIKRGEYLSRAGDCIACHTATGGKPYAGGLGIASPLGTIYSTNITPDKKTGIGTYTLEDFDRALRQGIAKDGHSLYPAMPYTSFARVSPDDVKALYAYFMHGVAPVDQPNKANGITWPLSMRWPLGVWRKMFAPTPVNTPAPAAADSGDAAMLRGKYLVEGLGHCSACHTARGVALQEKATSAAGGSDFLSGAVVDGWLAGNLRGDMADGLGSWSKADLVAFLKSGRNAHSAAFGGMSDVVAQSTQYLSDSDLNAIATYLKSLPPKNPSGNRPLAYNDTVGQATLAGHAASIPGAMDFINNCAACHRVTGKGYPETFPGLAQNPVVNAADPQSVIHIILKGAQVPGTSAAPTRYTMPAFDWRLTDREVADIATFVRGSWGNNAPAVTAGQVAKVRKEVGAAAAPSR, encoded by the coding sequence ATGAAAAAACGCCATCTCCTCGTCGCCGCTTTTCTTCTGACGGCCAACGCCGCGTGGGCCGCCGATCCTTCGGCCGATACGCAGCTCATCAAACGCGGCGAGTACCTGTCCCGCGCCGGCGACTGCATCGCCTGCCACACCGCCACGGGCGGCAAGCCTTACGCCGGCGGGCTGGGCATCGCCTCGCCGCTGGGCACCATCTACTCGACCAACATCACGCCGGACAAGAAGACCGGCATCGGCACCTACACGCTCGAGGACTTCGACCGCGCCCTGCGCCAGGGCATCGCCAAGGACGGCCACTCGCTGTACCCGGCCATGCCCTACACGTCCTTCGCCCGCGTCTCGCCCGATGACGTGAAGGCGCTCTATGCCTACTTCATGCACGGCGTGGCGCCGGTCGACCAGCCCAACAAGGCCAACGGCATCACCTGGCCCTTGTCCATGCGCTGGCCCCTGGGCGTCTGGCGCAAGATGTTCGCGCCCACGCCCGTCAATACTCCCGCGCCCGCCGCCGCGGACTCGGGCGATGCCGCCATGCTGCGCGGCAAATACCTGGTCGAAGGGCTGGGCCACTGCAGCGCCTGCCACACGGCGCGCGGCGTTGCCTTGCAGGAAAAGGCCACCAGCGCGGCGGGCGGTTCCGACTTCCTCTCGGGCGCAGTGGTCGACGGCTGGCTGGCGGGCAATCTGCGCGGCGACATGGCCGACGGCCTGGGGTCCTGGTCCAAGGCCGATCTGGTGGCGTTTCTCAAGAGCGGCCGCAATGCGCACAGCGCGGCGTTCGGCGGCATGTCGGACGTGGTGGCGCAAAGCACCCAGTACCTGAGCGACAGCGACCTGAACGCCATCGCCACGTACTTGAAGAGCCTGCCGCCCAAGAATCCGTCTGGGAACCGGCCCCTGGCGTACAACGACACGGTCGGCCAGGCCACGCTCGCCGGCCATGCCGCCAGCATTCCCGGCGCCATGGACTTCATCAACAACTGCGCGGCCTGCCACCGCGTGACGGGCAAGGGCTACCCCGAGACCTTCCCCGGCCTGGCGCAGAACCCGGTGGTCAACGCGGCCGATCCGCAATCGGTGATCCACATCATCCTCAAGGGCGCGCAGGTGCCCGGAACGAGCGCCGCGCCGACGCGCTACACCATGCCGGCTTTCGATTGGCGTTTGACCGACCGGGAAGTGGCCGACATCGCGACCTTCGTGCGCGGCAGTTGGGGCAACAATGCGCCGGCCGTTACGGCGGGCCAGGTTGCGAAGGTGCGCAAAGAGGTAGGGGCTGCGGCGGCGCCTTCGCGGTGA
- a CDS encoding aldehyde dehydrogenase, whose amino-acid sequence MLYDFTLPRLSTPWSSCDDSLNFTVENPATRQLLGTVRGGGPTQVDAAVKAAQRGFATWSRRPARERGRCLLAAATLLRDHADDLARLESAENGKPVSVARDFDIEMCIASFEYFGALIGSLPQESHDLGPLLSQAFLEPYGVIAGIIPFNWPPIHFGAKVAPALAVGNAIVLKPGEQAPLTVMRLAEIVQQAMPDDILHVVPGLGQTGAALVSHPGVRKISFTGAPTTGKKVGAAAAENLTPTLMELGGKNPLIVFEDADLDLAAQDIIEGAFFNNGSACTAASRILVQRSVHAPLVARVAAAVAKLRVGNGADPSTHVGPMVTPEHQRRVLDYIALGKQEGAVIAAQAPRPQDPLVEDGCFVLPTLFVDVTPGMRIAREEIFGPVTCVIAFDTEVDAVRIANDTDFALVAGVYSRDSERALRVARDLEAGIVFVNNYNRSVLGTAFGGTKASGHGREHCIDTLKEFGYSKVVRMPSGRGQVARWWAAAETMSR is encoded by the coding sequence ATGCTATACGACTTCACGCTACCCCGCCTTTCCACCCCCTGGTCGAGTTGCGACGATTCCCTGAACTTCACGGTGGAAAACCCTGCCACCCGGCAGTTGCTGGGAACCGTGCGGGGCGGCGGTCCAACCCAGGTCGATGCGGCGGTAAAGGCCGCGCAGCGCGGTTTCGCCACCTGGAGCCGGCGTCCCGCGCGCGAACGCGGCCGTTGCCTGCTCGCCGCCGCGACGCTTCTGCGGGACCATGCGGACGATCTGGCCCGGCTCGAGAGCGCCGAGAACGGGAAGCCGGTGAGTGTCGCACGCGATTTCGACATCGAGATGTGCATTGCCTCCTTCGAATATTTCGGTGCACTGATCGGGAGCCTGCCCCAGGAGAGCCACGATCTGGGTCCCCTGCTCAGCCAAGCCTTCCTGGAACCGTACGGCGTCATCGCCGGCATCATTCCCTTCAACTGGCCCCCCATCCATTTCGGTGCCAAGGTGGCGCCCGCGTTGGCGGTGGGCAACGCGATCGTGCTCAAACCCGGCGAGCAGGCGCCGCTGACAGTCATGCGGCTGGCCGAGATTGTCCAGCAAGCCATGCCGGACGACATCTTGCATGTGGTCCCGGGTCTGGGTCAGACCGGCGCGGCGCTGGTCTCGCACCCGGGCGTGCGCAAGATCTCCTTCACCGGTGCGCCCACGACCGGCAAGAAGGTCGGGGCAGCGGCGGCCGAGAACCTGACGCCCACGCTGATGGAGCTGGGCGGAAAGAATCCGCTGATCGTGTTCGAGGACGCGGATCTGGACCTGGCGGCCCAAGACATCATCGAGGGTGCCTTCTTCAACAACGGCAGCGCCTGCACGGCAGCCTCCCGCATCCTCGTTCAGCGCTCAGTCCATGCGCCGCTGGTGGCGCGCGTCGCGGCGGCGGTCGCGAAGCTTCGGGTGGGAAACGGCGCGGACCCGTCGACGCACGTCGGCCCGATGGTGACGCCGGAGCATCAACGCCGGGTGCTGGACTACATCGCGCTCGGCAAGCAAGAAGGTGCGGTGATCGCCGCGCAGGCGCCGCGACCGCAGGATCCACTCGTCGAGGACGGCTGCTTCGTGCTGCCGACCCTTTTTGTCGATGTCACCCCTGGCATGCGTATCGCGCGCGAAGAGATCTTCGGTCCCGTCACCTGCGTCATCGCCTTCGACACTGAGGTGGACGCCGTGCGCATCGCCAACGACACCGATTTCGCGCTCGTGGCGGGCGTGTACTCGCGCGACAGCGAGCGTGCGCTGCGCGTGGCACGCGATCTCGAGGCCGGCATCGTTTTCGTCAACAACTACAACCGATCCGTCCTCGGCACCGCGTTCGGCGGAACGAAGGCGAGCGGCCACGGCAGGGAGCATTGCATCGACACGCTGAAGGAGTTCGGCTATTCGAAGGTGGTCCGCATGCCGTCGGGCCGCGGCCAGGTCGCCCGCTGGTGGGCCGCCGCCGAGACGATGAGCCGCTGA